The proteins below come from a single Natranaerovirga pectinivora genomic window:
- a CDS encoding pro-sigmaK processing inhibitor BofA family protein, protein MLTDSQVLLIIIIGCLLIMGISIVVKKTHLVVNFFLKSVVGLVGIYLMNELLESLRVNVELGLNVGNALTIGVLGLPGFVLLYLLVIYHNLFK, encoded by the coding sequence ATGTTAACAGATAGCCAAGTTTTACTAATTATAATTATAGGTTGTTTATTAATAATGGGAATTTCTATAGTGGTCAAAAAAACACATTTAGTTGTAAACTTTTTTCTAAAAAGTGTTGTAGGTCTAGTTGGTATATACTTAATGAATGAACTACTCGAATCCCTAAGAGTGAACGTTGAATTAGGTCTAAACGTTGGAAATGCCTTAACAATAGGTGTTTTAGGATTGCCTGGTTTTGTTTTATTATATTTACTTGTTATTTATCATAATTTATTCAAATAA